AGCTATCCCATCAATGACAAAGATTCAGTTAGAAGGTCATACATTGCATTGGGACCATGTCAACCAAGAATGAAGAGAGAATTATTTCCCCAACATGAATGTAGAGGTATGCGCCGATTCCAACCTAAATGGTTTGATGAATTCAAGTAGCTAGAGTATAGTATGCATACAGGTGCTGCATATTGCTTTGTTTGCTACTTGTTCAAGGATAGTAGCAAATATCCTGGTGGAGATGCTTTTGTTAATGAAGGTTTTCGAAATTGGAATGTGAAGTGCAGAATTTGTAGGCATGTTGGTGCTATCAATAGTGCTCACAATGAAGCTGAGGAGAAATATAATTTGTTCATGAAACCTAGGACTTCAATTCATGAGTCTATAGGCTCAAACAGTGCAGATTTCAAGGCTAAGTATCTAGCTCGTTTGACATGGTCACTAAAGTGCATAAGGTATCTTTTGCGTCAAGGGTTAGCTTTTCGTGGTCATAATGAGGGAAAGGATTCAAACAATCAAGGGAACTTCAGGGATCTTTTGGCTTGGCAGGCAGGGAATTTTGAAGAAGTTAATATGGTGGTTCTTGAAAATGCTCCACACAATTGCCAGATGATTGACCACAAGATTCAGAAATAACTTATTGCTGCTTGTGCTCATGAAACAACCAAATTTATTATAGAGGAACTTGGTGATGAATGCTTTGCCATTCTTGCTGATGAGTCTAGTGATGCCTACCAACAGGAACAATTGGCCCTTTGCTTGCGTTATGTCAATAAAAATGGAGAACCTGTTGAGCGGTTTCTTGGTCTTGTGCATGTTGAAGATACTACATCATTGACTCTTAAACAAACAATTCAGTCCTTACTTATCAAATATCAGTTGCCTTTATCCAAGATACGTGGTCAAGGGTATGATGGAGCTAGTAATATGAAAGGTCATGTCAATGGTTTGAAGAAATTAATTATGGAAGAGTCCCCTTCTGCATATTATGTTCATTGCTTTGCCCATCAACTTCAGCTAACCCTTGTAGCTGTAGCTAAAGAGAATATTGATTGTCAATGGTTTTTTGGGCAACTTGCATATTTGTTGAATGTTCTAGACATGTCTTGCAAGAAAATCCGCATGCTTCGCATAGCTCAAGCTGAATACATGATTGAAGCACTGAAATTGGGTGAAATTGAAACTGGCCAAGGATTGAATCAAGAGATGGGCTTAGCAAGACCAGGTGATACACGTTGGGGATCTCATTATAGAACTGTTATGCATGTGATTCGTTTGTATCCTTCAATCAAGAAAGTGCTTTTTAGAGTTGGGAAAGAAGGTAAAGGGGCTGAGGCATTAGGAGCTCAAACTATGCTCAGAGTATTTACCTCATTTGAGTTTGTTTTTCTGCTCCACATGATGAATGAAATATTTGGATACACAAATGACTTATGCAATGCTTTGCAAAAGAGGGAGCAAGATATTGTAAATGCAATGGATCTTCTTGAGCTCACAAAGGTGGAATTGGATGTTTTGAGAAGAGATGCTGGATGGGAAAAATTTCTTAAGAATGTCACTTCTTTCTGTGAGAAGCAGAAAGTTAAAGTTgttgatatggatggaaagtatATTCCTATTCAAAGATCAGCTAAGTTCTATAGAGGTGCCACAAATTACCACAGGTTTCATGCTGATATGTTTTTGGGTGTCATTGATAGGCAACTTCAGGAGCTGAATAGCAGGTTTGATGAGGTAAACACAGAGCTACTTAGATGTATGGCAGCATTCAATCCAGCTAATTCTTTTTCTGCCTTTGATAATGAGAAGTTGGTTAAGCTTGCTGGGTTCTATCCTCGTGACTTTGATTTTCAAGAGAGGAACCAACTTCATTTTCAACTACGCAACTATATTAATGATGTGAGAAATGATGAGAACTTCAAAAATTTGAGAAGTCTAGCAGACTTGTCTATGATGCTAGTTAAAAGAGATATGGTTTCTCGGTATGACATTGTGTACAAACTTCTCAAATTGGTTCTAGTTCTTCCTGTTGCAACTGCTGGTGTTGAGAGAATTTTTTCTGCAATGAACACTATCAAAAACAAGTTAAGAAGCAAGATGGGACAGGatttttttgaataattgtTTGACCACATTCATTGAAAGGGACTTCTTCTTGCAAGCGAAGGATGAGGACATCATCAATTATTTTCAAGCTATGAAGGACAGAAAAGTTATCTTGTAATTTGTAAGCATCCTTACCAATGCCATTTATTGTTTTAGTACCTCTATTTTCTATATGTTGAAcaatttcagaattcagattatGAACAATTTATGTTGTTAGTACTAAATCATGTGCTACTAATATGTATGATGTGCTACTAATATGTATGTTGGGCTGTTAAAAAAAATTCCACTTCTAACAATTTTGAATACCAAG
This genomic interval from Panicum virgatum strain AP13 chromosome 8K, P.virgatum_v5, whole genome shotgun sequence contains the following:
- the LOC120645490 gene encoding zinc finger MYM-type protein 1-like, with translation MAAGSGALELHAMATRHRDVLFLEEEGRRGRSKAAAAATEPAWNAALGCEELGDECFAILADESSDAYQQEQLALCLRYVNKNGEPVERFLGLVHVEDTTSLTLKQTIQSLLIKYQLPLSKIRGQGYDGASNMKGHVNGLKKLIMEESPSAYYVHCFAHQLQLTLVAVAKENIDCQWFFGQLAYLLNVLDMSCKKIRMLRIAQAEYMIEALKLGEIETGQGLNQEMGLARPGDTRWGSHYRTVMHVIRLYPSIKKVLFRVGKEGKGAEALGAQTMLRVFTSFEFVFLLHMMNEIFGYTNDLCNALQKREQDIVNAMDLLELTKVELDVLRRDAGWEKFLKNVTSFCEKQKVKVVDMDGKYIPIQRSAKFYRGATNYHRFHADMFLGVIDRQLQELNSRFDEVNTELLRCMAAFNPANSFSAFDNEKLVKLAGFYPRDFDFQERNQLHFQLRNYINDVRNDENFKNLRSLADLSMMLVKRDMVSRYDIVYKLLKLVLVLPVATAGVERIFSAMNTIKNKLRSKMGQDFFE